One genomic window of Ignavibacteriales bacterium includes the following:
- the nuoF gene encoding NADH-quinone oxidoreductase subunit NuoF translates to MEKILLPEISNLHQIDVYLENGGYEAAKKAFQKTTDEIIDEVKKSGLRGRGGACFFTGLKWSFMPKTSDKPKYLCVNGDESEPGSFKDRQIFEFNPHQLIEGILITCYAIQAKVAYVYVRGEYHKWIKLLQKALDDAYEKGFVGERIPEVLGGNFSCDIFIHKGAGAYICGEESSLMNSIEGKRGYPRVKPPFPAQNGLWGCPTTINNVETIANIPPIIKNGYEWFSKIGEPKHPGTLLYGISGHVNKPGVYELPTGVLLTDLIYNYAGGLPGDKKIKCVIPGGSSMPPLRGDQIDGVKMDAESLKAAGSAIGTGGVIVMDEDTDLVKILARITKFYYHESCGQCTPCREGTGWMLKILNRIIRGQGTSSDLDLLINVANNIEGNTICALGDAAAWPVKFMIQRFRNEFEKAVQKEVIIPVANKVHSMRNTAFPLREIKTN, encoded by the coding sequence ATGGAAAAAATTCTTTTACCAGAAATATCTAACCTTCATCAAATTGATGTTTATCTTGAAAATGGCGGATATGAAGCTGCAAAAAAAGCTTTTCAAAAAACAACTGATGAAATAATTGATGAGGTTAAGAAATCAGGTTTACGCGGCAGAGGCGGGGCTTGCTTTTTTACCGGACTTAAATGGAGCTTTATGCCAAAGACTTCGGATAAACCAAAGTACCTTTGCGTAAATGGTGATGAAAGTGAGCCTGGTTCTTTTAAGGACAGGCAGATTTTTGAATTCAATCCACATCAATTGATTGAAGGAATCTTAATAACCTGCTACGCTATTCAGGCAAAAGTTGCATACGTATATGTTCGTGGTGAATATCATAAATGGATCAAGCTGCTTCAAAAAGCACTTGATGATGCATACGAAAAAGGATTTGTTGGTGAAAGAATCCCTGAAGTTCTTGGCGGAAATTTTTCCTGTGATATTTTTATTCACAAAGGCGCTGGTGCTTATATTTGCGGAGAAGAATCATCTTTAATGAATTCGATAGAAGGGAAGAGAGGTTATCCAAGAGTTAAACCGCCTTTCCCTGCACAGAATGGTTTATGGGGCTGCCCAACTACAATCAACAATGTTGAAACAATTGCAAACATTCCACCTATCATTAAAAACGGATACGAATGGTTTTCGAAAATTGGTGAGCCGAAACATCCTGGTACTTTGCTTTATGGAATTAGCGGGCATGTAAATAAACCTGGTGTTTATGAATTACCAACCGGAGTTTTATTAACTGATTTGATTTACAACTATGCTGGTGGGCTTCCGGGAGATAAAAAAATCAAATGCGTAATTCCTGGGGGTTCATCTATGCCTCCGCTTAGAGGAGACCAAATTGATGGTGTAAAGATGGATGCCGAATCACTTAAAGCTGCTGGATCTGCAATTGGCACTGGCGGAGTTATAGTGATGGATGAAGATACTGATCTTGTAAAAATTCTTGCACGAATTACAAAATTCTATTATCACGAAAGCTGCGGGCAATGCACTCCCTGCCGTGAAGGAACGGGCTGGATGCTGAAAATTCTAAATCGAATTATCCGTGGACAAGGAACATCATCCGATCTTGATTTACTGATTAATGTGGCAAACAACATTGAAGGAAATACAATCTGCGCCTTGGGAGATGCCGCTGCCTGGCCTGTAAAATTTATGATTCAACGATTCAGAAATGAGTTTGAAAAGGCAGTTCAAAAAGAAGTTATAATTCCAGTTGCAAACAAAGTTCATTCGATGAGGAACACCGCGTTTCCATTAAGAGAGATAAAAACAAATTAA
- a CDS encoding NAD(P)H-dependent oxidoreductase subunit E, giving the protein MNYKLKFKTMFKFTEENIKRIEEARKKYPTSQASVMDVLYIAQEQNGFISTEVMNEIALLLGIDAVDVLSVVSFYTMYHQKPVGRNHIQVCTNVSCMLKGGYEILDEVIGKLGIMENEVTTDRKFSIEEVECMGSCGTAPMFAVNEDYYENLTKEKVSQILDSLS; this is encoded by the coding sequence ATGAATTATAAATTAAAATTTAAAACCATGTTCAAATTCACAGAAGAAAATATTAAACGGATTGAAGAAGCAAGGAAGAAATACCCAACTTCTCAGGCTTCTGTTATGGATGTTCTGTATATAGCGCAGGAACAGAACGGATTTATTTCTACTGAAGTAATGAATGAAATTGCTTTACTTCTTGGAATAGATGCAGTTGATGTCTTAAGCGTTGTTTCGTTTTATACAATGTATCATCAGAAACCTGTCGGCAGAAATCACATTCAGGTTTGCACAAATGTTTCTTGTATGCTTAAAGGCGGATACGAAATATTAGATGAAGTAATCGGCAAACTTGGCATTATGGAAAATGAAGTAACCACAGATAGAAAATTTTCTATAGAAGAAGTAGAATGTATGGGTTCTTGCGGAACTGCTCCAATGTTTGCTGTAAATGAAGATTATTACGAAAATCTTACTAAAGAAAAAGTCTCACAAATTTTAGATTCACTTAGCTGA
- the nuoD gene encoding NADH dehydrogenase (quinone) subunit D yields the protein MEKISREESQSQIVQALLKDTNITIEDALENEMILNMGPQHPATHGVLRLVLRLDGETILNCIPEVGYLHRGYEKMAENMTYLEYIPHTDRLDYTATMSNNVAYVLAVEKLAGIDVPKRAQYIRMLIAELSRIMGHLVSIGTFAMDVGAVTILLWTFREREKIQDVYDKLAGARFTTSYTRIGGVASDLTDEIIAQIKVFINQFDAKIDEVEKLLNTNRIFIERLEGIGVLLKEDAIKLGVTGPNLRASGVQYDIRKAKPYLFYDELDFNVPVYEEGDCLARYFVRVDEVRESTKLVKQILDKMPNGPVIANNPKKVLPHKDEIYSKMEELIHDFMIVNFGINPPVGDVYSAVENPKGELGFYIVSTGKGNPWKFKIRSPSFCNLQAIQLMVKGAMISDVVAIIGSLDPVMGEADK from the coding sequence ATGGAAAAAATATCAAGAGAAGAAAGTCAATCGCAAATTGTTCAAGCCTTGCTAAAGGATACGAATATTACCATCGAGGATGCTCTTGAAAATGAAATGATTCTTAATATGGGTCCGCAGCATCCAGCAACACATGGCGTTCTCCGGTTAGTACTTCGTCTTGATGGTGAGACAATACTCAATTGCATTCCGGAAGTAGGTTACCTGCATCGCGGTTATGAAAAGATGGCTGAAAATATGACTTACCTGGAATATATTCCACACACTGATCGTTTGGATTATACCGCCACCATGTCTAATAATGTTGCTTATGTTCTTGCAGTGGAAAAACTTGCGGGAATAGATGTTCCAAAGCGTGCGCAATACATAAGAATGTTGATAGCAGAATTATCTCGAATAATGGGGCACCTTGTTTCGATCGGCACATTTGCCATGGATGTTGGCGCTGTTACTATTCTTCTATGGACTTTTAGAGAAAGGGAAAAGATACAGGATGTTTACGATAAACTTGCCGGGGCAAGGTTTACAACAAGTTACACTCGAATAGGAGGAGTTGCATCTGATCTGACAGATGAAATAATTGCGCAGATAAAAGTATTCATAAATCAATTCGACGCGAAAATTGACGAAGTGGAGAAACTGCTTAATACTAATAGAATATTCATCGAACGGTTAGAGGGGATTGGAGTATTACTAAAAGAAGATGCAATAAAACTTGGTGTAACCGGTCCAAATCTAAGAGCCTCCGGAGTTCAGTACGATATCCGCAAAGCAAAACCGTATTTGTTTTATGATGAACTTGATTTCAATGTTCCTGTTTATGAAGAAGGTGATTGTCTTGCCCGGTATTTTGTCCGTGTTGATGAAGTTAGAGAAAGTACAAAGCTTGTTAAACAAATTTTAGATAAAATGCCTAATGGTCCGGTGATAGCAAATAATCCTAAAAAAGTTCTTCCGCATAAAGATGAAATTTACAGCAAGATGGAAGAATTGATTCACGATTTTATGATTGTTAATTTCGGCATCAATCCACCGGTTGGTGATGTTTACTCTGCCGTTGAAAATCCAAAGGGAGAATTAGGATTTTACATTGTTAGCACTGGCAAAGGTAATCCCTGGAAATTCAAAATTCGTTCACCATCATTCTGTAATTTACAAGCAATCCAGCTAATGGTTAAAGGTGCAATGATATCTGATGTTGTCGCAATCATTGGAAGTTTAGATCCCGTTATGGGAGAAGCGGATAAGTGA
- a CDS encoding NADH-quinone oxidoreductase subunit C, translated as MEFKDLILEKIKLQFDKSLQLVEEFRGDLSITFNPNQIVDLAFLLRDDPELHFEMCEDVTAIDWATRKNRFTIIYHIYSFKNNFRLRIKANLEKEVIDTVSGVWASANWYERETFDMYGIKFNNHPDLRRMYMPEEYQYYPLRKDFPLMGIPGSIPLPKK; from the coding sequence ATGGAATTTAAAGATTTAATTTTAGAAAAGATCAAACTTCAATTTGATAAATCGCTTCAGCTTGTAGAAGAATTCCGTGGTGATTTATCAATAACTTTTAATCCAAATCAAATTGTTGATTTAGCTTTTTTATTAAGAGATGATCCCGAACTTCATTTTGAAATGTGCGAAGATGTTACTGCAATAGATTGGGCTACCCGAAAAAATAGATTTACTATCATTTATCATATTTACTCTTTCAAAAATAATTTTAGATTAAGAATAAAAGCAAATTTAGAAAAAGAAGTAATTGATACTGTATCTGGCGTTTGGGCTTCTGCCAATTGGTATGAAAGAGAAACTTTTGATATGTACGGAATAAAATTTAATAACCATCCCGACTTGCGCAGAATGTATATGCCAGAAGAATATCAGTATTATCCATTAAGAAAAGATTTTCCTTTAATGGGAATTCCTGGCTCAATCCCTCTGCCAAAGAAATAG
- a CDS encoding NADH-quinone oxidoreductase subunit B: MGLEAKLTSDGFFTSTIDSIVAWARKNSVWPMPMGISCCAIEMMSAVDPKYDLSRFGSEVMRFSPRQSDLMIVAGTVTYKMAKVVRKIYDQMPDPKWVIAMGACTSSGGMYRSYSVVQGIDQFLPVDVYTAGCPPRPENLINAVMEIQKKIGKSRGMDYQNLPMDEFEERKN, from the coding sequence GTGGGATTAGAAGCTAAGCTTACCTCCGATGGATTTTTCACTTCTACCATAGATTCCATTGTTGCCTGGGCAAGAAAAAATTCTGTATGGCCAATGCCAATGGGAATTTCCTGCTGCGCAATCGAGATGATGTCTGCTGTCGATCCGAAATATGATCTTTCACGTTTTGGATCGGAAGTTATGCGGTTCTCGCCACGTCAATCCGATTTGATGATTGTTGCCGGAACTGTAACTTACAAAATGGCTAAAGTAGTTCGCAAAATTTATGATCAAATGCCGGATCCCAAATGGGTAATTGCAATGGGCGCGTGCACTTCTTCCGGAGGTATGTATCGTTCCTATTCTGTTGTTCAGGGAATCGATCAATTTCTTCCGGTTGATGTTTATACTGCCGGATGCCCACCAAGACCGGAAAATTTAATAAATGCTGTAATGGAAATTCAGAAAAAGATTGGTAAATCGAGAGGAATGGATTACCAGAATTTACCAATGGATGAATTTGAAGAAAGAAAAAATTAA
- a CDS encoding NADH-quinone oxidoreductase subunit A, with product MIEQYIPIFLVIAVAAIFAVAVIISSSLFGPQRPNTEKLSTYESGMKPVGSTSERISIKYYLVTMLFIIFDIEVIYVYPWGVQFKKLFSEFGIFAFIPMLIFLIVLELGYLYVYKKGGLKWD from the coding sequence ATGATCGAACAATATATTCCCATATTTTTAGTTATTGCAGTTGCTGCCATTTTTGCAGTTGCTGTAATTATTTCTTCAAGTCTTTTTGGTCCGCAAAGACCTAATACCGAAAAACTTTCAACATATGAAAGTGGAATGAAACCAGTTGGATCGACCAGCGAGCGAATTTCAATAAAATACTATCTTGTAACAATGCTGTTCATCATTTTTGATATTGAAGTTATCTATGTTTATCCTTGGGGCGTTCAATTTAAAAAATTATTTAGTGAATTTGGAATTTTTGCTTTCATTCCTATGTTGATTTTCTTGATAGTACTGGAATTAGGTTATCTTTATGTTTATAAGAAAGGCGGTTTAAAGTGGGATTAG